A single window of Rubripirellula lacrimiformis DNA harbors:
- a CDS encoding DUF4259 domain-containing protein, translated as MGSWGPRSFEDDIACDWLEDLLDSDPIAFFDHCLDLSGLDSLEMLACIGVVCTAEMIRGLLCGPRDGLPESAHRWLQQNDSLDVLVQSLVPSTVDGLRRVLSPDSEMYQQWDDAGPEFDAWHNNVESLLHELRLTVI; from the coding sequence ATGGGTTCGTGGGGACCACGATCTTTCGAAGATGACATCGCGTGCGATTGGTTAGAGGATCTGTTGGATTCAGATCCAATCGCATTCTTTGACCATTGCCTTGATCTGAGCGGACTCGATTCGCTGGAGATGTTGGCGTGCATCGGCGTCGTCTGTACCGCCGAAATGATCCGCGGCTTGCTATGCGGGCCGCGTGATGGGTTGCCCGAATCGGCCCACCGCTGGCTGCAACAGAACGATTCGCTCGACGTGCTGGTCCAAAGCTTGGTGCCCAGCACCGTCGACGGACTGCGGCGTGTGCTTTCGCCGGATTCGGAGATGTACCAACAGTGGGATGACGCCGGTCCCGAATTCGACGCCTGGCACAACAACGTCGAATCGCTGCTGCACGAACTGCGTCTGACGGTAATTTAG
- a CDS encoding DUF1598 domain-containing protein, which produces MDLVPRTSRSFLKSLFLVPTCSALVLCVAATVHGGLSGIGSQRSVGGVMIDAAGVVRTATAVEKQDLANTLRESLSPAQGELDNAAELRMISLAGLQKAITQSEQDGKPIPEDIEFLAGLQRVDYVFVDTDKHDIVIAGPAEPWKLLDDGSVVGTISGGSTMRLADLVVAMRSVEVARNGGISCSIEPTPEGRRRLQQMLSRVKLRPGQNPAIYEATMKEAYGPQMIHLAGIPADSRYARTLVASDFEMKRVAMGLAPSPVAGLPSYLEMAKNSRQGAGQNPRWWMACDYDALARSDDGLAWKISGRRVKTMTEQDLVAADGTVKGGGRVDKTAQAWADKMTDSFGELAKEIPVFADLENVMDLTVVATLIVQERLAETAGVDLATLSKSNGVELASYAVPRSIDPQCSFIRGRAGWVVTASGGVDINAFSIIENQKTESAVGETRGAMLASATDRWWWNK; this is translated from the coding sequence ATGGATTTGGTCCCCCGAACTTCACGTTCATTCCTAAAGTCTCTTTTCTTGGTTCCGACTTGTTCGGCGCTCGTCCTGTGCGTGGCCGCAACAGTGCACGGTGGCCTGTCCGGCATCGGCAGCCAGCGTTCGGTTGGCGGCGTGATGATCGACGCCGCTGGTGTCGTCCGCACCGCAACGGCAGTCGAAAAGCAGGACCTCGCCAACACACTGCGCGAGAGTCTGTCGCCTGCCCAAGGCGAACTGGACAACGCTGCCGAACTGCGAATGATCTCGCTAGCCGGACTGCAGAAGGCAATCACGCAAAGCGAACAAGACGGGAAGCCGATTCCCGAAGACATCGAATTTTTGGCCGGCCTACAGCGAGTCGACTACGTATTCGTCGACACCGACAAGCATGACATCGTCATCGCTGGTCCTGCCGAGCCTTGGAAACTACTGGACGACGGATCGGTTGTCGGAACGATCTCTGGCGGATCGACCATGCGATTGGCCGACCTTGTGGTGGCAATGCGAAGTGTCGAAGTGGCCCGCAACGGCGGCATCAGCTGCTCGATCGAGCCCACTCCCGAAGGTCGCCGCCGTCTGCAACAGATGCTCAGCCGCGTCAAACTTCGTCCTGGCCAAAACCCGGCCATCTACGAAGCCACGATGAAGGAAGCCTACGGACCGCAAATGATTCACTTGGCTGGCATCCCTGCCGACAGCCGGTACGCTCGTACCCTGGTCGCGTCGGACTTCGAAATGAAGCGAGTCGCGATGGGATTGGCTCCGTCGCCAGTCGCTGGATTGCCAAGCTATCTGGAAATGGCCAAGAACAGCCGCCAAGGTGCTGGCCAAAACCCACGTTGGTGGATGGCCTGCGATTACGACGCACTGGCTCGCAGCGATGACGGTCTGGCCTGGAAGATCTCTGGACGCCGCGTCAAAACGATGACCGAACAAGATTTGGTTGCTGCCGATGGCACCGTCAAGGGCGGCGGCCGTGTCGACAAGACCGCGCAAGCTTGGGCCGACAAAATGACCGACTCCTTCGGCGAACTGGCCAAGGAAATTCCTGTCTTTGCGGATCTTGAAAACGTGATGGACCTGACCGTCGTTGCCACCTTGATCGTGCAAGAACGTTTGGCGGAAACCGCTGGCGTCGACTTGGCGACTCTTTCGAAGAGCAACGGCGTCGAACTGGCTTCCTACGCCGTACCACGCAGCATCGACCCGCAGTGCAGCTTCATTCGCGGCCGCGCCGGATGGGTCGTAACCGCCTCCGGTGGCGTCGATATCAATGCCTTCTCGATCATTGAAAATCAGAAGACGGAATCGGCCGTAGGCGAGACTCGCGGGGCCATGTTGGCATCCGCGACGGATCGTTGGTGGTGGAACAAGTAG
- a CDS encoding sulfatase-like hydrolase/transferase translates to MTSFMAKSAYSQPCLRSKDGLRRVAQLRMGPMALAFCAVWLGPLCGGAVQAQSNQRPHVVLILADDLGYGDVQPLNPDSTIQTPAFNRLAAEGITFTDAHTPSAVCTPTRYGLVTGQYCWRTRLKRGVLDGYGSPLIDADRATLGSVFSDNGYRTAIVGKWHLGLGLVGGKANLDLAKPLTEFPGMNGFESSFVIPASLDFPPYAYFRDGKATTSETVDQSAVGFPAYTRQGPRAVDFELRGCLDRLTDEAVTVISGMKESDRPTMLYFPLTAPHKPVLPAKRFVGTSNRGDYGDFVRQVDATIGRVVDALESEGVLDQTIVIVTSDNGSFMYRIDEGQPDHLDDESVQGFHAASHRSNANWRGTKADVWEGGHRVPFFVRMPEKMNAGQKVNQVVGLVDVMATLADHLNLSTTDDAGPDSVSFAKLLADPNADYRRSPLVCHSVAGMFALRAGKWKMVAGNGSGGREKPKGKPFETPYMLFDLEADPGETNNIADAHPQIVQRMTLALEKIRNQN, encoded by the coding sequence ATGACATCGTTTATGGCCAAGTCGGCGTATTCCCAACCTTGCTTACGATCAAAAGACGGTCTCCGCCGCGTTGCGCAACTGCGGATGGGGCCGATGGCACTAGCGTTCTGTGCCGTCTGGCTGGGGCCATTGTGCGGCGGGGCGGTGCAGGCCCAGTCGAATCAGCGGCCGCATGTGGTTTTGATTCTTGCCGACGACCTTGGCTACGGCGATGTTCAGCCGCTGAACCCCGATTCGACGATTCAAACGCCCGCCTTCAACCGGCTTGCGGCCGAAGGGATCACGTTTACCGACGCACACACACCGTCGGCAGTTTGCACACCGACCCGATACGGACTGGTCACCGGTCAGTACTGTTGGCGGACGCGTTTGAAGCGAGGCGTTTTAGATGGCTACGGCAGCCCACTGATTGACGCGGATCGGGCCACGCTGGGGTCCGTGTTTTCCGACAATGGGTACCGGACCGCGATCGTTGGCAAATGGCACCTGGGGTTGGGGCTGGTTGGCGGTAAGGCCAATCTGGACCTGGCCAAACCGTTGACCGAATTCCCCGGAATGAATGGTTTCGAAAGCTCGTTCGTGATCCCAGCGTCGCTGGATTTCCCACCCTATGCGTATTTCCGTGACGGCAAAGCCACCACGTCCGAAACGGTTGACCAATCCGCCGTTGGATTCCCGGCTTACACACGCCAGGGGCCGCGTGCAGTGGATTTTGAACTCCGCGGTTGTCTGGATCGGTTGACCGACGAAGCGGTCACCGTGATCAGCGGAATGAAAGAATCGGATCGACCGACGATGTTGTATTTCCCGCTGACCGCGCCGCACAAACCGGTGCTACCGGCCAAGCGGTTCGTCGGAACGTCTAATCGAGGAGACTACGGTGACTTTGTTCGCCAGGTCGATGCAACGATCGGTCGCGTCGTGGATGCACTGGAAAGCGAAGGGGTGTTGGATCAAACGATCGTGATCGTCACCAGTGACAACGGATCGTTCATGTATCGAATCGACGAAGGGCAACCGGATCATCTGGATGACGAATCCGTCCAGGGTTTCCATGCCGCGTCGCATCGGTCGAACGCAAATTGGCGAGGCACCAAGGCGGACGTTTGGGAGGGTGGCCATCGAGTGCCGTTCTTTGTCCGCATGCCCGAAAAGATGAACGCAGGGCAGAAGGTCAACCAAGTGGTTGGACTGGTCGATGTGATGGCGACATTGGCCGATCACTTAAACCTTTCGACCACCGATGACGCGGGGCCGGATTCCGTCAGCTTTGCCAAACTGCTTGCCGATCCCAACGCTGACTACCGTCGCTCGCCTTTGGTTTGCCATAGCGTTGCCGGAATGTTCGCGCTGCGAGCCGGAAAATGGAAGATGGTCGCTGGCAACGGAAGCGGCGGACGCGAAAAGCCCAAGGGGAAACCTTTCGAGACCCCCTACATGCTGTTTGATCTGGAGGCTGACCCGGGCGAAACCAACAACATCGCTGATGCCCATCCCCAAATCGTCCAGCGAATGACGTTGGCGCTCGAAAAGATTCGCAACCAGAACTGA
- a CDS encoding TAXI family TRAP transporter solute-binding subunit, protein MSSSTVRLSMAVGLLLMLGIGGWLYSNPSTTTVVISTGSEGGVYHKVGTLIGDALHQRIPEVHCTIDPSVGSTENIARLEAGTTDVAIVQNDAVASQRVRSLAMLYTESLHLVCRREAQITCLNDLVSHQTNLGSTSGGTSQLVNELLSFAQIQLPESMQTRVGFTEAETMLVSGQLDAAFFLVGVGSDIIQRLLADPRFELVPIQLRASGASDSFFADKAFIDGFQTRYPYATYREIPLMAYQGKPTRPVASIGIGAVLVCRDDWDQELARVLVQAVFAHKAVLGRKISLLTNIDETTSQSSLQFPLHLGADAYYRRNEPGYLAENAESIGLLITLALLTASGLHGAKKWIDQNRKNRVDVYYARVQETDTLTRQATTPDDLAKCEERLRLIEAQACDELIAERLDADHSYVILQNMLIRCHTDLDRKRPPPWQQTEPKA, encoded by the coding sequence TTGTCGAGTTCAACAGTTCGGCTTTCGATGGCGGTTGGCCTGCTACTGATGTTGGGCATCGGCGGATGGTTGTATTCCAATCCTTCGACGACCACGGTGGTCATCTCGACGGGATCCGAAGGCGGCGTCTACCACAAAGTGGGGACGCTGATCGGCGATGCACTCCACCAACGCATCCCAGAAGTTCATTGCACGATCGACCCGAGCGTGGGCAGTACGGAAAACATCGCTCGGCTGGAAGCAGGCACGACAGACGTCGCAATCGTTCAAAACGATGCTGTCGCTAGTCAACGAGTTCGCAGCCTAGCGATGCTGTACACCGAATCGTTGCATCTGGTCTGCCGCCGGGAAGCCCAGATCACGTGTCTGAACGACTTGGTGTCTCACCAGACAAACCTGGGATCGACATCCGGTGGCACATCCCAATTGGTCAACGAACTTTTGTCGTTCGCACAGATCCAACTGCCCGAATCGATGCAAACTCGCGTGGGGTTCACCGAGGCCGAGACGATGTTGGTTTCAGGTCAACTGGATGCCGCCTTCTTTTTGGTCGGCGTGGGGTCAGACATCATCCAGCGTTTGCTTGCCGACCCACGATTCGAACTCGTCCCCATCCAGCTGCGTGCCAGCGGAGCATCCGATTCGTTCTTCGCCGACAAAGCATTTATTGACGGATTCCAAACTCGCTATCCTTACGCAACCTATCGGGAAATTCCGCTGATGGCGTACCAGGGCAAGCCCACCCGCCCAGTCGCTTCGATCGGAATCGGGGCGGTGCTGGTTTGCCGCGACGACTGGGACCAAGAACTTGCTCGAGTCCTGGTGCAAGCGGTGTTTGCGCACAAGGCCGTGCTTGGACGGAAGATTTCGCTTCTGACCAACATCGACGAAACCACCAGCCAGTCGTCGCTGCAGTTCCCGCTGCATCTCGGCGCGGACGCCTATTACCGCCGGAACGAACCCGGCTATCTAGCAGAGAATGCCGAATCGATCGGACTGTTGATCACGCTGGCGCTGCTAACCGCAAGCGGATTGCATGGTGCCAAAAAGTGGATCGACCAGAACCGAAAAAACCGCGTCGATGTCTACTACGCACGAGTGCAAGAAACCGACACGCTGACTCGGCAAGCCACCACCCCAGATGACCTTGCGAAGTGCGAAGAACGACTACGCCTGATCGAAGCGCAAGCCTGCGATGAACTGATCGCCGAACGCTTGGATGCAGACCATTCGTATGTGATCCTGCAAAACATGTTGATCCGTTGCCACACCGACCTGGATCGCAAACGCCCGCCGCCCTGGCAGCAAACGGAACCCAAGGCCTA